A portion of the Halopelagius inordinatus genome contains these proteins:
- a CDS encoding DUF5791 family protein, with the protein MLYDAVDDPASRSTDELREAYETQIRRAIERVGVETAAERTGVDRAAVETVAGGPAPDLRLEDAAELVALDGDAPDAETIVLEIRDHLLLGMTTGVLDVDTIASNVDLDLSGQEIQQTIEGRSGMTLRQLAAIQRFIEERNDR; encoded by the coding sequence ATGCTCTACGACGCGGTGGACGACCCGGCGTCGCGTTCGACCGACGAGTTGCGGGAAGCCTACGAGACGCAGATACGGCGCGCGATCGAACGCGTCGGCGTCGAGACGGCGGCCGAACGCACCGGCGTCGACCGCGCGGCCGTCGAAACGGTCGCGGGCGGCCCCGCGCCCGATCTCCGCCTCGAAGACGCGGCCGAACTCGTCGCACTCGACGGCGACGCGCCGGACGCAGAGACCATCGTCCTCGAAATCCGCGACCACCTGCTTTTGGGGATGACCACCGGCGTCCTCGACGTGGACACCATCGCCTCGAACGTGGACCTCGACCTCTCCGGACAGGAGATTCAACAGACCATAGAGGGCCGTTCGGGGATGACGCTCCGCCAACTGGCGGCCATCCAGCGCTTCATCGAAGAGCGCAACGACCGATAG
- a CDS encoding DUF7286 family protein, which translates to MRLADDDRARVPFALVGVLLLVTSSTYAASIATSGPGAADRSVDEAMDRVDAETTTALRTATRDAALAAARNPVTDNSSTAVGKALGENRTFRRYLRLRISLAAAESLRAVEHARGDVTANATLPTPTGVACRAAGRCPATPTNESSLGEAIRRVSVAEAANGTALSVTVRDVSLTARRDGRVVAEESVTRTVTVSVPVLGLHDRTADYQRRLDANPLEAPGLSRRATAGLLGVAQARGAAQYAGAPIQNVLANRHVELSTNAGLLTAQRAAFGRTDPDARRGVRRATARTGLMDVLKPVAGGDAATVVADEAADAAVPPASENSTIPTAAPRSADETLRVDVGSTADEAFVAFLRGEGERPGFDEVRRHGYRARVDVRNDVTTERDGSRPAPDAPGRVWSLASQDTSRETRVESVDGGTVSPRTGPGERAFDTAVRRVVVEHRVERTWRHPNRSSRGTEATWTDSYRVEMTVVGSLTSVPGPDRRVAPLFERGGAVGGPNLRAIPDTAADALANRGGADAVARRAVGDDASAATTVDGRRPERLRAWAYDDVASLRERVRNVAVEPPARAVATGRVNPAARLATAVRERRASLVDAPDTYDGAADRVRVAARAAYLNRLLAALDDRANRTATRNDGIEAALDARGVDADRANRIAANRTIRTPDRRKQGSAGSPAGPTTFVPDGDPAYLTLDPVAGDRVDGVGDETRYYPLAARNSNLFSLPYGDASDVVADALLGSGESVSLRTAGRAVVAANRTLAVESDETLERRRDALQRKTEDSFRAVQSRAVETLGAETDLPEDDRRLAVTAASERWDGTGRRAVAAANGSFAAAVAAEAEPADPTDRDRIETALRVDIAAAATDADVRVPERATNRTVSRTRRLGTELLKDAAERGTERAVERTAQKYANTSLGGTPAGLPLSPTMSPWVATTNLWVVETRGEYARFTVSADRGGATPVTYVRDGRAVSLDVDGDGVRETLGRSERIGFDVRTVVPVVVPAGRLGVGDRDGNAIEESPAWTGENPGPGCETPTGRCPRE; encoded by the coding sequence ATGCGCCTCGCTGACGACGACCGGGCGCGCGTCCCGTTCGCCCTCGTAGGCGTCCTCCTCCTCGTCACCAGTTCGACGTACGCGGCGTCGATAGCGACGAGCGGTCCCGGTGCCGCGGACCGGTCCGTCGACGAAGCGATGGACCGCGTCGACGCGGAGACGACCACCGCGCTCCGGACGGCGACGCGCGACGCCGCACTCGCCGCCGCACGGAACCCGGTGACCGACAACTCCTCGACCGCCGTCGGGAAGGCGCTGGGCGAAAACCGGACGTTCCGCCGGTATCTACGCCTCCGAATCTCGCTGGCCGCGGCGGAGTCGCTTCGCGCGGTCGAACACGCGCGCGGCGACGTGACCGCGAACGCGACGCTTCCGACGCCGACAGGCGTGGCTTGTCGAGCCGCCGGACGCTGTCCGGCGACCCCGACGAACGAGTCGTCTCTCGGAGAGGCGATACGACGCGTCTCTGTCGCCGAGGCGGCGAACGGAACCGCGCTCTCTGTCACCGTCAGAGACGTCTCGCTCACCGCCCGGCGCGACGGGCGAGTCGTCGCCGAGGAGTCGGTCACGCGCACGGTGACGGTGTCCGTCCCCGTTCTCGGCCTTCACGACCGAACCGCCGACTACCAGCGCCGACTCGACGCGAATCCCCTCGAAGCGCCGGGACTCTCCCGACGGGCGACGGCGGGACTCCTCGGCGTCGCGCAGGCCCGAGGGGCCGCGCAGTACGCCGGAGCGCCGATTCAGAACGTCCTCGCGAACCGCCACGTCGAACTCTCGACGAACGCCGGTCTCCTGACCGCCCAACGGGCCGCCTTCGGGCGGACGGACCCCGACGCCCGCCGCGGCGTCCGCCGCGCGACCGCTCGAACCGGACTCATGGACGTGCTGAAACCCGTCGCCGGCGGCGACGCGGCGACGGTCGTCGCCGACGAAGCGGCCGACGCGGCGGTCCCGCCCGCGTCCGAGAACTCCACGATACCGACCGCCGCGCCGCGGTCCGCAGACGAGACGCTTCGGGTGGACGTGGGGTCGACGGCCGACGAAGCGTTCGTCGCGTTCCTCCGCGGCGAGGGCGAACGCCCCGGGTTCGACGAGGTTCGTCGCCACGGCTACCGGGCGCGGGTAGACGTTCGGAACGACGTGACGACCGAACGGGACGGCTCCCGACCCGCGCCGGACGCCCCCGGACGGGTCTGGTCGCTGGCCTCGCAGGACACCTCCCGCGAGACGCGCGTGGAGTCGGTGGACGGAGGGACGGTATCGCCGCGAACCGGCCCGGGCGAACGAGCCTTCGACACTGCCGTTCGTCGCGTCGTCGTCGAACACCGCGTCGAGCGGACGTGGAGACATCCGAACCGGTCGTCGCGCGGCACCGAGGCGACGTGGACCGACAGTTACCGGGTCGAGATGACCGTCGTCGGCTCGCTCACCTCGGTTCCCGGCCCGGACCGACGGGTCGCTCCGCTCTTCGAACGCGGCGGCGCGGTGGGCGGGCCGAACCTGCGAGCCATCCCCGATACCGCCGCCGACGCTCTCGCGAACCGCGGCGGCGCGGACGCCGTCGCCCGCCGTGCGGTCGGCGACGACGCATCGGCGGCGACGACTGTCGACGGCCGACGGCCGGAACGACTTCGCGCGTGGGCGTACGACGACGTCGCCTCCCTCCGCGAACGGGTTCGGAACGTCGCCGTCGAACCGCCCGCCCGCGCCGTCGCGACCGGACGCGTCAACCCGGCGGCCCGACTGGCGACCGCCGTCAGAGAGCGTCGCGCGTCGCTCGTCGACGCCCCCGATACCTACGACGGGGCGGCCGACCGCGTCCGCGTCGCCGCGCGTGCGGCGTATCTGAACCGGCTCCTCGCGGCCCTCGACGACCGAGCGAACCGGACCGCGACCAGAAACGACGGCATCGAGGCGGCCCTCGACGCTCGCGGCGTCGACGCCGACCGGGCGAACCGCATCGCGGCCAACCGCACGATACGGACGCCGGACCGCAGAAAACAGGGGAGTGCGGGGTCACCAGCCGGACCGACGACGTTCGTCCCCGACGGCGACCCGGCGTACCTCACGCTCGACCCCGTCGCGGGTGACCGCGTGGACGGCGTCGGAGACGAGACGCGCTACTACCCCCTCGCGGCGCGGAACAGCAACCTGTTTTCGCTCCCGTACGGCGACGCCTCGGACGTCGTCGCCGACGCCCTGTTGGGCTCCGGCGAGTCGGTGTCGCTCCGAACCGCGGGACGCGCAGTCGTCGCCGCGAACCGGACGCTCGCAGTCGAGAGCGACGAAACGCTCGAACGTCGCCGCGACGCGCTCCAACGGAAGACCGAAGACTCGTTCCGCGCGGTCCAGTCTCGGGCCGTCGAGACGCTGGGCGCGGAGACCGACCTCCCGGAAGACGACCGGCGACTGGCGGTGACCGCCGCCTCAGAGAGGTGGGACGGAACGGGGCGCCGCGCCGTAGCCGCCGCAAACGGGTCGTTCGCGGCGGCCGTCGCCGCCGAAGCCGAACCGGCCGACCCGACGGACCGAGACCGAATCGAGACCGCGCTTCGCGTCGATATAGCCGCCGCGGCGACGGATGCGGACGTTCGCGTACCGGAGCGCGCGACCAACCGAACCGTCTCGCGGACGCGCCGACTCGGGACCGAACTCCTGAAAGACGCCGCGGAACGCGGGACCGAACGCGCCGTCGAGCGCACCGCACAGAAGTACGCGAACACGTCGCTCGGCGGCACCCCCGCGGGACTCCCCCTCTCGCCGACGATGAGTCCGTGGGTGGCGACGACCAACCTCTGGGTCGTCGAGACGCGCGGCGAGTACGCGCGCTTTACCGTCTCCGCGGACCGCGGCGGCGCGACGCCGGTCACCTACGTCCGGGACGGACGCGCCGTTTCGCTCGACGTGGACGGCGACGGAGTGAGAGAGACGCTCGGGCGCAGCGAGCGAATCGGGTTCGACGTCCGAACCGTCGTCCCGGTGGTCGTCCCCGCGGGGCGACTCGGCGTCGGCGACAGAGACGGCAACGCGATAGAGGAGTCGCCCGCGTGGACGGGCGAGAACCCCGGACCGGGATGTGAGACGCCGACCGGCCGGTGTCCGAGAGAGTAA
- a CDS encoding HVO_0758 family zinc finger protein: protein MKSTRKGLRAGELDKDTYGRLTCGECGESLKKENDPDEVFSVRICPECETEWKELR, encoded by the coding sequence ATGAAATCGACGCGGAAGGGGCTCAGGGCGGGGGAGTTGGACAAGGATACGTACGGGCGACTCACGTGCGGAGAGTGCGGCGAGTCGCTGAAGAAAGAAAACGACCCGGACGAGGTGTTCTCGGTCCGCATCTGCCCCGAGTGCGAAACCGAGTGGAAAGAGCTCCGGTAG
- a CDS encoding DUF7109 family protein — MTETEALYDDLAGIVDLFGALSRSELERALDELAFKQGRDADADALSDAVDGAIRDYYLVAFDGDSDAADDTDDTNATAELLAAGPVAFPSLPPNAEDLPHILDVPDRDVQSEAVAAATADRLRDEVADAVADGSNGPPDEETRDRLRSLLDVTYDVEAWAGDSVEIGDVRSELDAALDD; from the coding sequence ATGACCGAAACGGAGGCGCTCTACGACGACCTGGCGGGCATCGTCGACCTGTTCGGTGCGCTCTCTCGGTCGGAACTCGAACGGGCCTTGGACGAACTCGCGTTCAAACAGGGGCGGGACGCCGACGCGGATGCGCTCTCCGATGCCGTCGACGGCGCGATTCGGGACTACTACCTCGTCGCGTTCGACGGCGATTCGGACGCCGCGGACGACACGGACGATACGAACGCGACGGCGGAACTGCTGGCGGCGGGCCCCGTCGCCTTTCCCTCTCTCCCGCCGAACGCCGAGGACCTCCCGCACATCCTCGACGTGCCGGACCGAGACGTACAGAGCGAGGCCGTCGCCGCGGCGACGGCGGACCGACTGCGGGACGAAGTCGCGGACGCGGTGGCCGACGGGTCGAACGGCCCGCCCGACGAGGAGACGCGCGACAGACTCCGTTCGCTCCTCGACGTGACGTACGACGTGGAAGCGTGGGCGGGAGACTCCGTCGAAATCGGCGACGTGCGGTCGGAACTCGACGCCGCGTTGGACGACTGA
- a CDS encoding SDR family oxidoreductase, translated as MRVVVLGCGYVGLELGRQLVDEGHEVTGVRRSESGLETVEDAGLDARRADVTDPDSLRDLPDADWVVFTASSGGRGADAARAVFVEGVENAIAEYGSRESPPDRLVYTSSTGVYGDHDGDWVDEETPLDPTTEKTAVLAEAERVARETAGETGIDGTVARFAGLYGPDRYRLDRYLSGPVTEGYLNMVHRDDAAGAVAFLLAEDAARGEVVLVADDEPADKWTFADWLADECGVSHPSKRTKEERLSAGDLSEAATRRIRTSKRCSNEKLRELGYELRYPTYRTGYRDAIDRFRADADGT; from the coding sequence GTGCGAGTCGTCGTCCTCGGGTGCGGCTACGTCGGCCTCGAACTCGGTCGGCAGTTGGTCGACGAGGGGCACGAAGTCACGGGCGTCAGACGCTCCGAGTCGGGACTGGAGACCGTCGAAGACGCCGGACTCGACGCCCGCCGCGCCGACGTGACCGACCCGGACAGCCTTCGGGATTTGCCGGACGCAGACTGGGTCGTCTTCACGGCCAGTTCCGGCGGGCGAGGGGCCGACGCCGCCCGGGCCGTCTTCGTCGAGGGGGTAGAGAACGCGATTGCGGAGTACGGCTCTCGGGAGTCGCCGCCGGACCGCCTCGTCTACACGTCTTCGACCGGCGTCTACGGCGACCACGACGGCGACTGGGTCGACGAGGAGACGCCGTTGGACCCGACGACGGAGAAGACGGCCGTGTTGGCGGAGGCCGAACGCGTCGCCCGCGAGACGGCGGGGGAGACCGGAATCGACGGCACCGTCGCCCGCTTTGCGGGTCTGTACGGCCCCGACCGCTACCGCCTCGACCGGTATCTCTCCGGGCCGGTCACCGAGGGCTATCTCAACATGGTCCACCGCGACGACGCCGCCGGGGCCGTCGCGTTCCTCCTCGCCGAGGACGCCGCCCGCGGGGAGGTAGTTCTCGTCGCGGACGACGAACCGGCCGACAAATGGACGTTCGCCGACTGGTTGGCCGACGAGTGCGGCGTCTCTCACCCGTCAAAGCGAACGAAAGAGGAACGCCTCTCTGCGGGTGACCTCTCGGAGGCGGCGACGCGGCGTATTCGGACGAGCAAGCGGTGCTCGAACGAGAAACTCCGAGAACTGGGCTACGAACTCCGGTATCCGACCTACCGAACGGGCTACCGCGACGCCATCGACCGCTTCCGCGCGGACGCCGACGGGACGTAG
- a CDS encoding DUF7284 family protein, translating to MNAAVDAAVCLLLVGAAVFGVSTVSDPVETGDSARTDAVAESLATSTTTVTYALRPGTGPVRGTPAAFPRENGSDFRRTTHGTFAGLLARAAVDTAGFDDDSLTGSRDDFRRAVREATAGSFETSNLRIDAEWRPYPGSPVGGRVGVGTEPPETARVHAATLSVPSGADPVPVAADDFETLGLAVSERVVETLVPRETAIIALRGDYPSSALMWHRYGRLGEELGVSVERDLRAENATASNRRLADALAPRVESDLRDRFDSPSEAASAVDVHRVRIVVRAWESEGRVA from the coding sequence ATGAACGCCGCCGTCGACGCCGCCGTCTGTCTCCTCCTCGTCGGAGCGGCCGTCTTCGGCGTCAGCACGGTTTCCGACCCCGTCGAAACCGGCGATTCGGCCCGGACCGACGCCGTGGCCGAATCGCTCGCGACGAGTACCACGACGGTGACCTACGCGCTCCGTCCGGGGACGGGTCCTGTCCGGGGCACGCCCGCGGCGTTCCCCCGCGAGAACGGCTCTGACTTCCGCCGGACGACGCACGGGACGTTCGCGGGCCTCCTCGCGCGGGCCGCAGTCGACACCGCGGGGTTCGACGACGACTCTCTGACCGGGTCGCGCGACGACTTCCGGCGGGCCGTCAGAGAGGCGACGGCCGGCTCTTTCGAGACTTCGAACCTCAGAATCGACGCGGAGTGGCGGCCGTACCCCGGGTCGCCCGTCGGCGGCCGCGTCGGCGTGGGGACGGAACCGCCGGAGACGGCGAGGGTCCACGCCGCGACGCTCTCGGTGCCGAGCGGCGCCGACCCCGTGCCGGTGGCGGCGGACGACTTCGAGACGCTCGGTCTCGCCGTCTCCGAACGCGTCGTCGAAACGCTCGTCCCCCGCGAAACTGCGATTATCGCGCTTCGCGGCGACTACCCCTCCTCCGCGCTAATGTGGCACCGTTACGGCCGTCTCGGCGAGGAACTCGGCGTCTCCGTCGAACGCGACCTCCGCGCGGAGAACGCGACGGCGTCGAACCGTCGCCTCGCGGACGCCCTCGCGCCGAGAGTGGAGTCCGACCTGCGCGACCGGTTCGACTCGCCGTCGGAGGCGGCGTCTGCCGTCGACGTCCATCGGGTTCGAATCGTCGTCCGCGCGTGGGAGTCCGAAGGGAGGGTCGCCTGA
- a CDS encoding MFS transporter has translation MVFLVNLARVVFAPLLEEFITVFAIGEGTAGLIATLVWVGSALPRIPTGWVLTRVPRHKVVLGTGVVLTAAATFTAFANSVVTVAVGALLMGLASGAYFVSANPLVSELYSSRVGRAMGIHGTSSQLASVVAAPFVTLVLVAFTSWRVTFVCIAVAAFVVTLALYWTAKRTDLPEAGSEDRDLFGAARSEWRIVLVGVAILGCTGFVWQGLFNFYELYMVTKGLPSSTAKSMLTVVFAAGVPAYFLSGRLADRLPRIPYLLGILVAFVAGVLVLTRTRGLVPLLVVTAFVGYTIHSLFPALDTYLLETLPDETRSSAYAVYSGGMMVLQAGGSSVVGALREGETAYAFVAAAASHVPFLAPLPAGGLAYDAIFSAFALGLSVVVGSLLVLHRGGRLPQ, from the coding sequence TTGGTGTTTTTGGTCAACCTCGCACGGGTGGTGTTCGCGCCGTTGCTCGAAGAGTTCATCACCGTCTTCGCCATCGGCGAGGGCACCGCGGGACTCATCGCCACTCTCGTGTGGGTCGGAAGCGCGCTTCCGCGCATCCCCACCGGATGGGTGCTCACGCGCGTTCCCCGCCACAAGGTGGTCCTCGGAACCGGAGTCGTCCTGACTGCGGCGGCGACGTTCACCGCCTTCGCGAACTCCGTCGTCACCGTCGCCGTCGGCGCACTCCTCATGGGACTTGCCTCGGGCGCGTACTTCGTCTCTGCGAATCCGCTGGTGAGCGAACTCTACTCGAGTCGCGTCGGGCGCGCGATGGGCATTCACGGCACGTCGAGTCAACTGGCATCCGTCGTCGCCGCGCCGTTCGTCACGCTCGTACTGGTCGCGTTCACCAGTTGGCGCGTCACGTTCGTCTGCATCGCCGTCGCGGCGTTCGTCGTCACCCTCGCGCTCTACTGGACCGCAAAGCGAACCGACCTCCCCGAGGCGGGGTCCGAAGACAGAGACCTGTTCGGGGCCGCGCGCTCGGAGTGGCGCATCGTCCTCGTCGGCGTCGCCATCCTCGGCTGTACGGGGTTCGTCTGGCAGGGGCTCTTCAACTTCTACGAACTGTACATGGTGACGAAGGGACTCCCGAGTTCGACGGCCAAGAGCATGCTCACCGTCGTCTTCGCCGCGGGCGTCCCGGCGTACTTCCTCTCGGGACGCCTCGCGGACCGACTCCCGCGGATTCCGTACCTCCTCGGCATCCTCGTCGCGTTCGTCGCGGGCGTCCTCGTCCTCACGCGGACGAGGGGGCTGGTTCCGCTCCTCGTCGTCACGGCGTTCGTCGGCTACACCATCCACAGCCTGTTTCCCGCACTCGATACCTACCTGCTCGAAACGCTCCCCGACGAGACCCGGTCGTCGGCGTACGCGGTGTACTCCGGCGGCATGATGGTCCTGCAGGCGGGCGGGTCGTCGGTCGTCGGCGCACTCCGCGAGGGGGAGACGGCGTACGCGTTCGTCGCCGCCGCGGCGTCGCACGTCCCCTTCCTCGCGCCCCTCCCCGCGGGCGGACTCGCCTACGACGCCATCTTCTCCGCGTTCGCGTTGGGTCTCTCCGTCGTCGTCGGGTCGCTTCTCGTCCTCCACCGCGGCGGCAGACTCCCGCAGTAA
- a CDS encoding DHH family phosphoesterase, translating to MGARVGAVPLQDTGQILEAVQALFGAHPELVAALLVGAIALVGGLYAILWFKRPMGTNFLEQLSQLDEVVVLMHPNPDPDAMATAIGTACLAEQVDTDVRIQYTGQIRHQENRAFETVLDLDLEPIDHVTDLAAEAIILVDHNRPRGFAGADGVLPFAVIDHHPGEGTGEHFTDVRTDYGACSSIVAEYFRDIGAKPVPPDRHASEIDAEYTIPSNVATGMIYGILTDTNRLTSGCSEGDFAAAGYLYPGVDEDALNRIANPEVSTEVLDLKARAIAGRDVRGPFAVSDIGTLSNVDAIPQAADELIQLEGVTAVVVCGERNGTVYLSGRSRDDRVHMGRMLEHALDDVPGSSAGGHARMGGGQIPQRGGTIQTDGGSDLDRSMLVERLFSALSGDI from the coding sequence ATGGGCGCGAGGGTGGGGGCTGTTCCCTTACAGGATACGGGACAGATACTCGAGGCGGTCCAGGCGCTGTTCGGGGCGCATCCGGAGTTAGTCGCCGCTCTCCTCGTCGGGGCGATCGCTCTCGTCGGCGGCTTGTACGCCATCCTCTGGTTCAAGCGGCCGATGGGGACGAACTTCTTAGAGCAGTTGTCCCAACTCGACGAAGTCGTGGTTCTCATGCATCCGAACCCCGATCCGGACGCGATGGCGACGGCCATCGGCACCGCCTGCCTCGCAGAACAGGTCGACACCGACGTCCGAATCCAGTACACCGGACAGATACGCCACCAGGAGAACCGCGCGTTCGAGACGGTGTTGGACCTCGATTTAGAGCCGATAGACCACGTCACTGACCTCGCCGCGGAAGCGATCATCCTCGTGGACCACAACCGACCGCGCGGGTTCGCCGGTGCCGACGGCGTCCTCCCGTTCGCCGTCATCGACCACCACCCCGGCGAGGGGACGGGCGAACACTTCACCGACGTTCGGACCGACTACGGGGCCTGTTCGAGCATCGTCGCGGAGTACTTCCGGGATATCGGCGCGAAACCCGTCCCGCCGGACCGGCACGCGAGCGAAATCGACGCGGAGTACACCATTCCCTCGAACGTCGCCACCGGGATGATATACGGCATCCTCACGGACACGAACCGCCTCACTTCGGGCTGTTCTGAGGGGGACTTCGCCGCCGCGGGCTATCTCTACCCCGGCGTCGACGAGGACGCGTTGAACCGCATCGCGAACCCCGAAGTCTCGACGGAGGTGCTCGACCTGAAAGCCCGTGCAATCGCCGGACGCGACGTTCGCGGCCCCTTCGCGGTCAGCGACATCGGGACGCTCTCGAACGTTGACGCCATCCCGCAGGCGGCGGACGAACTCATCCAACTGGAGGGGGTGACCGCAGTCGTCGTCTGCGGCGAACGCAACGGCACGGTGTATCTCTCCGGTCGGTCGCGAGACGACAGAGTCCACATGGGCCGGATGCTCGAACACGCTCTCGACGACGTTCCGGGCTCTTCTGCGGGCGGACACGCCCGAATGGGCGGCGGTCAGATTCCGCAACGCGGCGGTACAATCCAGACCGACGGCGGGTCTGACCTCGACCGGTCGATGCTGGTCGAGCGACTGTTCTCCGCGCTCTCGGGCGACATCTGA
- a CDS encoding aldo/keto reductase, which translates to MATKEGTWGYRERFGDAFGRTYFRRFGPGVASSIGVGTYLGDATEAADGRYRAALTAAFDSGVNLVDTAINYRCQRSERVVGEALSEADADRDEVVVATKGGFVPFDGERPDDPGAYVRDEFVRTGVVEASDLARGSHAVSPEFLDEMLDRSLSNLGLDSVDLYYVHNPETQLEARSREAVYDQLEAAFETLERRRADGDIGAYGVATWDAFRVPRDHDRYLSLPEVISRAESAADAVGTDDAGLAAIQLPFNVSMADAFTVEAHAHPTEAGDVSALWYAHEAGLDVVTSATLGQGELAGGLPSAVDAELSGDTAAQRAVNFARSAPGVKTALVGMGSADHVAENVAAGTFDPLGARAFDAVFE; encoded by the coding sequence ATGGCGACGAAAGAGGGAACGTGGGGGTACCGAGAGCGGTTCGGAGACGCCTTCGGGCGGACGTACTTCCGACGGTTCGGCCCGGGAGTCGCCTCCAGCATCGGCGTCGGGACGTACCTCGGCGACGCGACGGAGGCGGCGGACGGCCGGTACCGCGCGGCGTTGACGGCGGCGTTCGACTCGGGTGTCAACCTCGTCGATACGGCGATAAACTACCGCTGTCAGCGGAGCGAACGCGTCGTCGGCGAGGCTCTCTCCGAGGCGGACGCGGACAGAGACGAAGTCGTCGTCGCCACCAAGGGCGGGTTCGTCCCGTTCGACGGCGAGAGACCCGACGACCCCGGGGCGTACGTCCGCGACGAGTTCGTTCGCACGGGCGTCGTCGAGGCGTCCGACCTCGCGCGCGGGAGTCACGCCGTCTCGCCCGAATTCCTCGACGAGATGCTCGACCGGTCGCTCTCGAACCTCGGACTCGATAGCGTGGACCTCTACTACGTCCACAACCCCGAGACGCAACTCGAAGCGCGGAGCCGAGAGGCGGTGTACGACCAGTTAGAAGCCGCCTTCGAGACGCTCGAACGGCGTCGCGCCGACGGCGATATCGGCGCCTACGGCGTCGCGACGTGGGACGCCTTCCGCGTCCCCAGAGACCACGACCGATATCTCTCCCTCCCCGAAGTCATCTCGCGCGCCGAATCCGCCGCCGACGCGGTCGGTACCGACGACGCCGGACTCGCCGCGATTCAACTCCCGTTCAACGTCTCGATGGCGGACGCGTTCACCGTCGAAGCGCACGCTCACCCGACGGAAGCGGGCGACGTGAGCGCGCTCTGGTACGCCCACGAGGCCGGTCTCGACGTGGTGACGAGCGCGACGCTCGGTCAAGGAGAGTTGGCGGGAGGGCTCCCGTCCGCCGTCGACGCGGAACTGTCCGGCGACACCGCGGCGCAACGCGCGGTCAACTTCGCGCGAAGCGCCCCCGGCGTCAAAACCGCGCTGGTCGGGATGGGCTCTGCGGACCACGTCGCAGAGAACGTCGCCGCCGGGACGTTCGACCCGTTGGGCGCGCGCGCGTTCGACGCCGTCTTCGAGTGA
- a CDS encoding glycosyltransferase family protein — MEYVQERVTTLHDLTGPVPDAPTDRAAVVVPMTEREYAGLAAERVLSELERVDPARVVVPLRAPAEKAGRFREWLTEFDLPIEVLWCDGPRVADALAEHGLDGPRGKGRDVWLALGRAAAEKYVVVHDADTKTYGRSYVSRLLFPLARGYDFSKGYYARVEDGRLYGRLFRLFYAPLVRALADAHPAPFLRYLDSFRYALAGEFAATSEVARRIRAPRSWGLEVGTLGDAFDAAGFDGTAQVDLGAYEHDHRAVGGPTGLSDMSRSVGETLLRCVTERGVEPDFATLPARYRETARRLVDQYAADAAFNGLRFDRESEREQVEVYADAVCDPGPADDRLPAWTETDVDPDAVAECARADLREASE; from the coding sequence ATGGAGTACGTTCAGGAGCGGGTGACGACGCTGCACGACCTGACGGGACCGGTCCCCGACGCCCCGACGGACCGCGCGGCCGTCGTCGTTCCGATGACCGAACGCGAGTACGCCGGGCTCGCGGCCGAACGCGTGCTTTCGGAACTCGAACGCGTCGACCCCGCGCGGGTGGTCGTCCCCCTCCGCGCGCCCGCGGAGAAGGCGGGACGATTCCGCGAGTGGTTGACGGAGTTCGACCTGCCGATAGAGGTGCTCTGGTGCGACGGCCCCCGAGTCGCAGACGCTCTCGCCGAACACGGCCTCGACGGGCCGCGGGGGAAGGGACGGGACGTGTGGTTGGCGCTCGGCCGCGCCGCCGCGGAGAAGTACGTCGTCGTCCACGACGCCGACACGAAGACGTACGGCCGGTCGTACGTCTCCCGATTGCTGTTTCCCCTCGCACGGGGGTACGATTTCTCGAAGGGCTACTACGCCCGCGTCGAGGACGGCAGACTGTACGGTCGGCTGTTCCGACTGTTCTACGCCCCCTTGGTTCGCGCACTCGCTGACGCGCACCCCGCGCCGTTCCTCCGCTATCTCGACTCGTTTCGCTACGCACTCGCGGGCGAGTTCGCCGCGACGAGCGAGGTGGCCCGGCGGATTCGCGCGCCGCGGTCGTGGGGACTCGAAGTCGGAACGCTCGGCGACGCGTTCGACGCCGCCGGGTTCGACGGCACCGCACAGGTGGACTTGGGCGCGTACGAACACGACCACCGCGCCGTCGGCGGGCCGACCGGACTGTCGGACATGAGCCGTTCCGTCGGCGAGACGCTTCTGCGGTGCGTCACCGAACGCGGCGTCGAACCCGACTTCGCGACGCTCCCGGCCCGGTACCGCGAGACTGCGCGCCGACTCGTCGACCAGTACGCCGCCGACGCCGCGTTCAACGGCCTTCGGTTCGACCGCGAGAGCGAGAGAGAGCAGGTCGAGGTGTACGCCGACGCCGTCTGCGACCCCGGCCCGGCGGACGACCGCTTACCCGCGTGGACGGAGACCGACGTAGACCCCGACGCGGTCGCGGAGTGCGCTCGCGCCGACCTCCGGGAGGCGTCGGAATGA